Part of the Paenibacillus sp. FSL R7-0273 genome is shown below.
GAATCTAACGGTAAGTGTAAAATCATTGCCTCCCGTAGCAATCGGAACATCCTCTGAGGTTGTAAATTTCACCAGCTTATATGCAGGTGTAATACCATCAGGGCCGGGAATCGTCATTTCTTGAGTGGTCGTGATTGTTCTAATCTTAACCTCACTAGTTGTACCGGCATTGATAACAAATTCTCCTGCTCCTGTAGCTCCTCCGAAAGGAGATGCGTTATAAGGAAGCAGAATCTCCCCGGACAGGCCTGCCGTAAATTTGTTTTCAACTGATAGCGTAGGTGTATTATCAATCAGCGAATACGGGCTGTTGGCGTGAACCAGATTTAATGATGCATAAGGCTGGTCCGTATCAAAGAAATACACATTACGGTCTATCGTTATTTTGTCAGAGGCATTCTGCACAATAATCTGAAGCGAGCTTAATCCAGGCTTCAATGTTAAGGCAGGTGTGAAAAAGGTTCCGTCCTCCAGCAAAGAGGTCTGAAGGGCTGTACCTCCGTTAAGGGATACTGTTACTTTAGTAGCGTTGGCTACCTTGCCTTGCAGGGTAATCGAAGATACCGGAACAACTACCTGTGTTCCTTCATTTAAGTTAAGTGCAGCAGGCCCGCCCAACACTTGAAGAGACGTAATAAACGGCACTCTGTCATACAGGACATAGAAGGACTCTGAACGGGTCAAATTCCCCTGAAGGCCTGAAAATGTAATTTTGTTAAAGCCAGAATAAAGCGTCACTCCGCTGGTTACAAAACGGTTGCCGGGGCTGTTTGTATCCGTTGTTACAGTCCCTGTTGTCAGCCGGGTAGAATCTGTAACCCATTTACCTGTGCTGTCCTGCGACAGCTGCTCCACAACAACCTTCATTGTGGTGGACGTTACCTGTGAGTAAACACCGGTTATATTAAGCGTCTGATTACTCGTCAAAAAAACTCTATCACGGGTGATAGCATTAGCTGCCTCTGCACGGGCACTTGGATCCAGCACCACTGTGGAACGCAATGTCTGATCATCCGGAGTAAAATAAGTCGTGACAGCATCGGCTGCCGCCGCCTGAGGCATATATTTGCCCGGTAACATAGAAACGATCAGAGCCGCAAGCAGCACCCAGACAAATGGTCTCTTAAAGCGTTGCATGTGTTTATCTCTCCTTTAAGTTAAAGTTCTCTTCGTGACCTTCACTTTTTTTTATATCGGTTACTTCCAGCTATCTTGTTAGGGAGAAAAGCAAAAAACTCATCCTTAAAAAGGATGAGTTTTGTTAATTTAACAATAAAAACCTGGATTATGGCAGAATTCTAAGATTTCGAGCTGCGCTGAGGTGCAAGTTTAAGACGCATTCTCAGGAACAGATCAATAAGCGGACGTTTGGTTTTGCTGATGACTCCTGTAATTTCTGCACCGATCTGCAGGAAGAACAGCATGACGCATATGACTACAAAAGTTACCCAGTTTGCTTCGTATAGCGATGCAGAAGTCTGAATAACAGCCAAGACACCAAAGAAAGCGGCGATGCCGTAAATAATCAGCACCGTCTGGCGGTGGCTGAATCCAAGCTCGCGCAGGCAGTGGTGCAGATGCCCTTTGTCAGGTGCAAAAATCGGTTTTTTCTGCAGCTTACGGCGTACGATTGCAAAGAAGGTATCTGATAAAGGCACTCCGATAATGAGAAGCGGTGTGATAAAGGATACGACTGCGATCTGCTTGAATCCGAGCAGTGCCAGCAATGCCAGACAGAACCCGAGAAACAGTGAACCTGTATCACCCATGAAAATTTTGGCTGGATGAAAGTTAAAGAACAGAAATCCTAAGATACTGCCCAGCAGCAGCAGGCACAGTAGCGCAACCATTGTATTGCCCATCAGAAACGCCATGACAGCAATAGTAGCAATTGCTATACCTGAAACACCGGCAGCGAGCCCGTCCAGACCGTCAATCAGGTTAACCGCGTTGGTGACACCGACAATCCAGAAAATCGTCAGCGGTACGGCAATCCAGCTCTCCAGCGAGGAGTACGTATTATTAAATGGAATGTTTACGAAATCAACAGTAATGCCAAAACCGAAAACGACGATGCATGCTGCAGCAATTTGGCCCAGCAGCTTCACTTTGGCAGAAAGCTCGAACCGGTCATCAAGACCGCCGATCAGAACAATCAGCCCGCCCCCGCACAGCAGCGCTTTGATGAAATTCGTCTCCCGCGGAGTGAAATCGTACGGAATAATCGGCAACACGGCAAGCAGGCCTAACACAAACGCCAGGAAAATACCCAGTCCGCCAAGGCGGGGCATAATTCTTGTATGCACTTTACGGGCATTCGGCACATCTGTGGCACCGATCTTAATAGCGAATTTCTTCACTAGCGGTGTCAGGAGAAGCGCAAGTCCCATGCACACAATAAATCCGGCGATGTATACAATTAACATTTGAAAAGTCGACCCCCATTTCTCTACCGCATTGAATTATACGCTGAACTAAAAGCAAATTCCAATTCCGTTTTTGGGCTGTTGTTCGGATATTCCCGGTATATTTGCTCATTTTTCTAGGCTTTTGTCACTTTATCTTTCTCACGCAGTACTTTTACTGCAAATTTCGGCAGCGCAAGCATTCTTTTATAGCGGGTTGGTTCTTTTAAAAGGCGGTATAACCATTCCGCACGCAGTTTCTGGAAGGCAATCGGCGCCCGTTTGCTTTTGCCGGAGATCACATCGAAACTCCCGCCTACTCCCATCATCACAGGAATATTCAGCTTGGACTTGTATTTGGCGATCCATGGCTCCTGGCTGTCCGCACCCCTGGCAACAAAGAGCAAATCAGGCTGGGACTCCGTAATATCGGCAACTACCGCCTCATCCGACTCCGGCCCGAAGAAGCCATCACGGTAACCGGCTATGATAATACGCGGATATTGTGATTGTAACCTGGAGACGGTCTCCCGAATCACCTCAGGCGTTGAACCCAGCAGGTAAACCTTCCAGCTATAGCTTTCGCCTTGGCGCAGTAATTCATGTAAAAGATCAAATCCGGCTACACGTTCAGCTACAGGCTCCTTACAATAATCAGCGGCCCAGACTACGCCTGTCCCGTCAGGAACAACCAGCTCGGCCGATTTCATAATGTCCATGTAGGACGGATTCTCCAGAGCAGCCATCACCATAATGGGATTTGCAGTAATGACCTGATGCGGCTCCCGGTTACGCACAGCTTCAGTCAGGTAGGCAACTGTAGCCTGCATATCAACCTTGGAGACACGTATGCCAAAAATCGGTACAGTAGGTAAAATACTATCTGCTTTCACGTTGCAATCATCCTTTACGGCATAAATATTCTACAATCCGGCGGGCCGGCGATTCTGCTTCCTCGACCAGGGTATCAATGATCTGTTCCCGCTCCCGCTTCCAGGCCTCCCCCTGCTCAAGCAGGAGCAGAAGCTCGGCAGCGACCTCGCCGCCATCCAGCTTAACCGTCGATCCGACCGGCTTACAGCTTATCCGCTCCAGGAAATGATCAATCTTCGGATCATAGGAGACTCCCATAAGCGGGACGCGTCTGCCAGCGGCATAAATGAGGCTGTGAAGCCGCATGCCGATCAGGGCATCACATGCTGCAACCTCGCGCAGCATCTGCTGCGGATGAAGCGCATCCTCACACAGGCTTACGCTTGCCCCCAGTGCAGCTGCTTCCTTCTCAAGCTTCTGCATCATATAACGTGAAGCATCATTATCCAGGGGATAATGAAACGGCAGAAATCGCAGGTGAAGCGGGGTTTTAGCGCAGGCCTGCAGCAGCCCTTCGGCAATAGCATTCAGCTCCTGGCGTGATTCCTCCCAGTAACGCACGGAAATCCCTACGGTCTTCAGCGCAGGCGGTGTTTGTACAGCTGCTGCCTCCCCCGGAGTGGTACCATCCGGCAGCTCCAGGCCCATTACGGGATCCGGAACGACCTGAATACGGTTCACGTCCAGCCCTATGCTCTGAAGCAGCTGCCGGGACTGCATATCCCTTACGGACACATAGGCGCATTTGCGGAATACCGATTTAATCAGCGGGTGGAACACCTTCCGGTTAACCGGGCCGATGCCCTGGGCATAGATAAAGGTCGGCTTCCCCATCCATTGGGCCAGCTTTATAATCCCCAGGTAATACGGGATGGTCTTTGAACTTGTCACATCCTGCAGCAGGCTCCCGCCTCCGCTGATCAGGCCGGCGCTCTCCGAGATGGCCTGCCGGACTTCACCCAGTTTCATCCGGTGAACCGACTTAACCCCGTAGGTAGCCGTTGTCCATTCCGGGTCTATGGATAGTACAACAGGTTCGATAGCTAAGCCGGCGGCCTGAGACTGTCTGTGCAGTGCATTCAGAATGGACTGCAGCACAGCCTCGTCTCCGCTGTTGCGGAAGCCGTAATAACCGGAAATTACAATTTTTTGAGCAGTGGAGACCATCTTTTCCAACACCCTTCCGCAATCTGCCAGACTCCTATAGCAATCAGGCCGATAATAAGCCCAAGTCCCAGACCAAGAATTCCGCGGATTAATGAAATCAGCACCGGAGAATGGATATGGGCAAAGGTATCCACCATCGACAGCTGGCCGATAACCGCAATGATCATGATAAAGGCGGCATTACGGTATTTGTAGGCCATGAAAGCACCCAAAATGAACAACGGATGGGCAAGCAGGAATTCCTTGTTGCGCGGCCGGACGCCCACCGTATTCTCCAGGAAGGTCCGGAAGGTCATTTCAATCGAGCTGACACTGCCGCTGTTGCCGGTACGGCTTAAATAATACATTCCCAGCACACCCAATATGCCGGCAGCGATTACCATAGCAAGCGTAATCGGTGTACGCAGGAGCTTGCCGGTTTTGTTAAAAGCAAATTCGCCGCGATATAAGAGTACGTATAGGCCAGTCAGGGCAATTGGAGCCAGATGCAGCAGGCTGACGCCGCGGAACTGGTTAAGCACAAGACTATAGGTTACGTTATTAAGCAGAGCAATAACAAACGGTACAGCACTTAACGAGATCAGGGCGGTCTTGATATAGAGCACAACACTATGCGCAAGACGGCGTCCCGGGCTCATGACCACATAGGTCAGCTTGTTACTGCGCAGCGGCGGTCCCTGTTCATTGATTTTGCGTACAGCCATTACAGTCGCAACCGTAGGTGCGCTGATGGCAACGGCAAGTGCCAGCGCCTGTTCAAACAGCTGTGGCTTCAGCAGCATCAGGCCCGCGCTTCCGATCAGCCCGGCAGCCCAGGCCGCCAGAGTAAGAGCTGGAACAAAGTACGATACCAGCAAAGCTACCATAGACACTGCTCCGATAACGGCTCCAAGCTTAAAGTAACGCTGGTAGGAAGAGTCCACAACATTGAAGGCTTCCGCCTGTCCCAATGTAAAACCGTTATCTTCAATCTTCTTGACCGCCCCGTCCGGGTCGCTTAGGCTCGTTACCAGGTTGTCCAGCGTATCGGTAATCTGTGCTTTTGTCGTATCCCGCGAAGGAATGGTATTGAGATACAGCATCCGGATGTTCCGGTCTTTTGTCGCCAGAGCGAACCGGTCTGCAATAACCTCCGGCGAGAGCCCTGAATCCCCTTCACTTAGTGAATACAGACGCGCAACGTTGTAATCAAGCTGATAAGCCAGCTTGCTGAAGCCCTTTTGCTGGGCTTTAATATTCTCAATAGCAGCTATACCCATTCCGCGCTCCTTAAGAAGCTCTGCAAATGCGGTCAGGCTGCCTGTATCGGCATCATCCGAGAAGCCTTTAACAGATTCTCCTTCAAACAGGATGCGCTTTACGCCAAGCTCCTGGTAACGGTCCAGCAGGCGCGTAACGGCTTCCTGGTTGTACACCAGCGAGTCCAACAGACGGGGCACAATGCTAAAGCCCTTATCATGCAGCAGCTCCAGATTGAACGGGTCCGGCTGAAGCGGCTTCAAGGTTGCATCCTCCAGCGGTGTCTTGATAATGAGACCCTGCTGCCCGCGGAAGCTCCAGCTTTCAGTAGCGATATCCAGGGTATTAAAGGCCTCCTGAATCAGCGGCGCGAGCACCGAACTATTCTCCGCGCTCGTAAAGAGGACGTATGTATAGTTCTCATTCTCCGGAATCACTGTATCTGTAAGATTGGCGATATCCGTTGCCCCCCAGATCATCAGGCGGCGGGCCTTGCGGTAATCCTCCAGATTGCTCTCGTAGATAGCCATGCTCTGTACACCGGCTTCCTTCAGCCGGTCAAGCTGCTCGGAAATATAATCCTTGGGATTAACCCGGTAGCTGGCTACTTCAACAAGATCACGGTAATCAAATACAAACTCAACAGTTTTGGAAGACTTCTCTGTCTGCAGACGGTCATAAACAACCGGGAGCGCAGACAGCACACCAATAACCACGAGTATCCATAACCATTTGCGCGAAGCTATATTCCATTGTTGCCATTTCTGCTGCACCAAAAGTACCTCCTCTTTCACTTCAAAGCCTTTATACCGCAAAATTGCTTTAACTCAAGCAGAAACGGATGTCTGTCCCGTCAGGAGCAGTATCCGTTTCTGTGAGAAAGCTTGATATCAGGCAAAAATAGTATTACCCGTCGACACGGGCCATAACCTGCTCTGTAAGCGCGGCTACCTTGTCTTTTGCATTCTGCAGTGATTCTCCGCGAACCGCGAAGTATACTTTAATCTTCGGCTCTGTGCCGGATGGGCGCAGACAGAACCAGGATCCGTCGGACAGTAGATACTTAAGCACATTCTCCTTAGGCAGGCCGCTGAGGCCGAGGGAATAATCCAGCACTTCAGTTACTGCTGCGCCAGCAATTTCCTGCGGCGGGTTATTGCGCCAGTCACTCATGATTCCCTGGATCTGCGCTACACCGTCCTTGCCCTTGAGTGTGCGTGATTCCAGACTTTCCAGGAAGTAGCCGAACTGCTCATACAGCTCCTGAAGCACATCGTAGAGCGTCTTGCCTTGGGCTTTGTAATATGCACCCGCTTCGGCAATCAGCATGGAGGCCAATACGGCATCCTTATCACGGGCATAGTTGCCGGCGAGATAGCCGTAGCTTTCCTCGTAACCGAACAGATAGGTGTACTCACCGGACTGCTCGAACTGATTCATTTTTTCACCGATATATTTGAATCCGGTCAGTGTATTAAACACAGTGGCACCATAATGCGCGGCTACAGCTGCCCCCATTTCACTGGTAACAATGGTTTTGACAACCGCACCGTTGCTTGGCAGCTTGCCCTGCTCCTGCAGACGGTTCAGATAGTAATGAATCATGAGTGCACCTGACTGGTTACCGGACAGGACAACAAATTTGCCTTCATTATCTCGGACAACGGCCCCCATGCGGTCTGCATCCGGGTCTGTTCCGATCAGCAGATCGGCGTTCAGCTCCTCACCCAGCTTGATCGCTAGCGTGAATGCCTCGCGCTCTTCGGGATTCGGGGATTTCACAGTAGAGAATTCGGAATCCGGCAGCTCCTGCTCAGGCACCACATGCACCTCAGTGAAGCCGATCTTGTTCAATACACTGCGGACCGGAAGGTTGCCTGTCCCGTGTAATGGAGTATAGACGATCCGGAAATCCTTGCCTAGCGCAGACGTAATTTCCTCGCGGGCAACGCTGACAGCAGCTACTGTATCCGTAAAGGCTTCATCCTCCTGCTCTCCTAGCCAGTGCAGCAAGCCTTGGCTTTCAGCTTCTTCACGGGAAAGACGTTTGACACCATTGAAGGAATCAACCTCCAATATGTATGAAATCACCTTTTCCGCTTCATCCGGTACAAGCTGTCCGCCGTCGGCATTGTATACCTTGTAGCCGTTATACTCCGGAGGGTTATGGCTTGCAGTAATAACTACGCCTCCTGAAGCCTTCAAATGGCGTACGGCAAAGCTCAGCTGAGGCGTAGAACGCAGGGAAGGGAATAAATGCGCTTCAATCCCGTTGCCGGCCAGCACAAGTGCTGCTTCCAGCGTGAACTCCGGCGAAAACCGGCGTGAATCATGGGCAATGACGACGGAGGGTCTGCCCTCTCCCTTATACTGCTCAAGAATATAGTTAGCGAAGCCTTGGGTGGCTCTGCCCACAGTGTAACGGTTCATCCGGTTGCTGCCGGCGCCGATAACACCGCGCAGACCGCCTGTACCAAATTCCAGATCTCTGTAAAAACGCTCTTCCAGTTCCTGCGTGTCATCCGCCAGAAGGTTTAGCTCTTGCTTCGTATTCTCATCAACAGAAGGGTCCTGCAGCCAGCGGCTTAATGTTTCAGCGGCCTTCGGGCTTAATTGAGTCATCATGAATCTCTCCTTCTCCATCTATGTTTTAGGATAGTATAACTGGGATTAGCTAAGCGCGAACATGATTTCGCCGGATGCCACAACCTTGCCGTCAACCTTAGCGGTAGCCTGGCCTTTTCCGATACTGCCTTTGAGTCTTGTGATTTCCACTTCAAGGGTAAGCGTATCGCCCGGTACAACCTGGCCGCGGAAACGGAAGCCGTCCAGCCCTGCCAGAAAACCGATCTTTCCGCGGTTTGCTTCAACTCCGAGAATAGCTACAGCGCCAACCTGTGCCAGCGCCTCCGTGATCAGTACACCCGGCATAACCGGGTATCCGGGAAAGTGACCCGCAAAAAACGGCTCGTTCACAGTTACATTCTTGATCCCTACAGCACGTTTGCCCATTTCAATTTCGGTGATTTTGTCCACCAGCAGAAATGGGGGCCGGTGGGGAATTATTTCCTGGATTTCATTGATATTCAGCATTTAAGCAATACTCCTTTCGGATTAAACCGCGTTGGCCGGGAATCGCCTCAGCAGGCTACAATTTATTCTTTGCCGAAGCCTGCATAAAGTTGGACTTCTCCGGTAAAAACTATAATTATCCTTCACCACCTGCAGCAGTGGAGGTTAAGATAAGGGGCTTTCTCCGCCGCACGCGGCAGCATGGCGGAGAGGGCCCTTTTTGATCCTGTCCGGAAGCATCTGCCGGGATCCTTGGCTAAGGTCACGAACAGGCTCCGGTGCCCAGGCTCCGGTTGTCCTGCAATCCCCACTCATTATACATTTTCCAGTATAAAAAAGAAAACTCCCCTGTACAACAAGGGAGTTCCAAAACACTTATATTATGGTGCAAAGACGAGATCATAGACATGCTTCCATGTACTCCATTGGAGCACCTCGCTGAATTCCCTTTTACCGATAACAACGTAGCCTGCAACCAACCCACCGGCGAGCGCCGCAATCAGCAGAAGAGGAATCAGAAACCACTGGATAATGGTCCATTTGGATACGCCGCTGCGTTTGACCGGCTCCTTCTTGTCCTCTTCCGGCTTTGGCTTCTTCTGAGCACTCATTCCTTCACCTACCCGCGCATATTATTGGCCAGCCCAAGCATCTGGTCACTGGAGGAAAGCGCACGGGCAGCCAGCTGGTATGTGCGCTGAAGCTGCATCAGCTCCGTCATTTCCTTGCTTAAATCCACATTGGACTGCTCCAGATACCCGGAACGCACGCCGAAGGCGGTATCTTCACCAGGCTGCCGCTGAACAAAAGCCTGCTCCTCCGTCACTCCCTCAGGGAGCACATAGAAGTTACCGTCTACAGCCTGCAAAGCCGTCTTGCTCAGCGGCTCTACAATCATAAGGGTGCCCGCTAACTGTACCGGCTCATTCTCACCGGTTTTGGTCAGCACCCGGCCTTTCTCATCGATCGCTGCACTGACATTTGCCGGCACCCTGAGCGGATTGCCTTCTGTGTTCAGTACCGGATTGCCTGTATTGTCCACCAGCATCATCTGCTGGGCGTCTGCCGGATCAGGCGTAAAGTGGAAATCACCCTGGCGTGTATAGGCAGTACTGCCGTTAACCTGCACTCCGAACAACCCGTTTCCCTGCAGCGCCAGATCTGTCGGATTCCCGGTTTCCTGCAGCGGACCTTCCTCCCAGTTACTGGTTACCGAAGCTACACGGACTCCGAACCCCATATTGAAGCCGAGCGGCATACTGCGGCCAGGCTGGTCATAATCCCTGGACTGCTGCTGGACACGGGTCAGCACATCTTCAAAAGACCCTTCCTTGCTTTTGTAGCCATTCGTATTCATGTTCGCGATATTGTCCGCAATGATATCCAGACGCTGCTGCAGGCTGGACATGGATACGGCAGCACCGATCGTCGAATTGTTCACAGGTCATTCCCTCCTAAAAAGCTTGTCTGCCTTGTTCCCGCCTAGACTCTGCCCACTTCATTAACAGCCTTCTGCAGGCTTGTATCATAGAATTGAATTACTTTCTGATTGGCCTCGTAAGCCCGGTAAGCAGCATTCATATCAACCGTCACCTGGGTAGCATCCACATTGGAGCCTTCAATAAAGCCCTGGCGCAGCTGGAGATTGTCGCCGTCAGCCGCATAACGGATTTCAGCAGCATCGGGATCATCCGCGTGAAACACGCCGTTACCGTCACGGATAAGCTCCTGTGGTCTGGCAATGACGCTGATGCCCAGCTTTGTTCCGGAAGGAAGGCCTGTGGCCGGGTCCAGCAGATTGCCCTGCCCGTCCACCGCAAGATTATCCATTGGCTCTGTCAGCACAAGCGGATTTCCTGCAGCATCCAGCACCCTGAATCCTCCGGAGCTGAGCACTTCTCCCGCTGCATTTACTGTAAAGCTGCCGTTTCTTGTATATAAATTGTTGCCTTCATTATCCTGCACAGTAAAAAAAGCCTGCGGCTGGTAAGTAACCTCGCCGTCTTCGCTTACATATTTGCCCGAACCGTCAAACAGAATACTCCCTCCGGTTGCGGGATCCTCAACCTGCAGATCCGCTGACAGCGCAAAATCAAACGTCTTGCCGCTCTCAATCAGATCACCCTGCAAATATTGGGAAACAGCCTGTTCAGCAAAAACCCCTGTATTGAGGCGGCCGACCTGCTTGGTTGTGCCGCCGCTCATTGCCGAAATCAATACATCAGGAAAAGCATGTGTCACGGTATTGACCTGCTTGTACCCCGTAGTATTCAGGTTCGCAATGTTCTGCGTCGCCGTATCATGTCTGCGCTGCTGCGTGACCATACCGGCAGCGGCCGTATATAATCCTCTAATCATGAGGGCATTTCCCCTTCCTCGTACTGCTGTTATCCCTTATATCGGCAGCTTAGAATTTTTTCTTAACGCCTTTGTCCAAATTGTCCAAAAGGATTCCGGTACCCTTAACCACACAGTGCATCGGGTCCTCGGCTACCCAGACAGGAACATGCAGTTGCTCCGAGAGCAGCTCGTCCAGCCCGTTAAGCAGCGCACCGCCGCCGGTCAGGACAACGCCCCGGTCAATAATATCCGCCGACAGCTCCGGCGGTGTGCGCTCCAAAACGGATTTGGCTGCCGCTACAATCATCGAAACCGGATCCCACAGCGCTTCCTTTACCTCGCCCGAAGAGATCGTAAGCGTCTGGGGAAGTCCGCTGACCATATCCCGGCCTCTGATATCCATCTCCGCCTTCATTCCGCCCGGACGGACCGAGCCGATAGAAACCTTAATATCCTCGGCAGTGCGTTCACCGATGAGCAGCTTATATTTTTGTTTGATATATCTTAAAATGGCTTCGTCGAACTTGTCCCCCGCTACTTTAATCGAGGAGGCGGTGACGACGTCGTTCATAGAAAGAACGGCTACATCCGTCGTTCCGCCGCCGATATCGACGACCATATTTCCGCTAGGCTGATAAATATCCATT
Proteins encoded:
- a CDS encoding glycosyltransferase family 4 protein, with the protein product MLIVYIAGFIVCMGLALLLTPLVKKFAIKIGATDVPNARKVHTRIMPRLGGLGIFLAFVLGLLAVLPIIPYDFTPRETNFIKALLCGGGLIVLIGGLDDRFELSAKVKLLGQIAAACIVVFGFGITVDFVNIPFNNTYSSLESWIAVPLTIFWIVGVTNAVNLIDGLDGLAAGVSGIAIATIAVMAFLMGNTMVALLCLLLLGSILGFLFFNFHPAKIFMGDTGSLFLGFCLALLALLGFKQIAVVSFITPLLIIGVPLSDTFFAIVRRKLQKKPIFAPDKGHLHHCLRELGFSHRQTVLIIYGIAAFFGVLAVIQTSASLYEANWVTFVVICVMLFFLQIGAEITGVISKTKRPLIDLFLRMRLKLAPQRSSKS
- a CDS encoding WecB/TagA/CpsF family glycosyltransferase, producing the protein MKADSILPTVPIFGIRVSKVDMQATVAYLTEAVRNREPHQVITANPIMVMAALENPSYMDIMKSAELVVPDGTGVVWAADYCKEPVAERVAGFDLLHELLRQGESYSWKVYLLGSTPEVIRETVSRLQSQYPRIIIAGYRDGFFGPESDEAVVADITESQPDLLFVARGADSQEPWIAKYKSKLNIPVMMGVGGSFDVISGKSKRAPIAFQKLRAEWLYRLLKEPTRYKRMLALPKFAVKVLREKDKVTKA
- the csaB gene encoding polysaccharide pyruvyl transferase CsaB, with protein sequence MVSTAQKIVISGYYGFRNSGDEAVLQSILNALHRQSQAAGLAIEPVVLSIDPEWTTATYGVKSVHRMKLGEVRQAISESAGLISGGGSLLQDVTSSKTIPYYLGIIKLAQWMGKPTFIYAQGIGPVNRKVFHPLIKSVFRKCAYVSVRDMQSRQLLQSIGLDVNRIQVVPDPVMGLELPDGTTPGEAAAVQTPPALKTVGISVRYWEESRQELNAIAEGLLQACAKTPLHLRFLPFHYPLDNDASRYMMQKLEKEAAALGASVSLCEDALHPQQMLREVAACDALIGMRLHSLIYAAGRRVPLMGVSYDPKIDHFLERISCKPVGSTVKLDGGEVAAELLLLLEQGEAWKREREQIIDTLVEEAESPARRIVEYLCRKG
- a CDS encoding DUF5693 family protein; this encodes MQQKWQQWNIASRKWLWILVVIGVLSALPVVYDRLQTEKSSKTVEFVFDYRDLVEVASYRVNPKDYISEQLDRLKEAGVQSMAIYESNLEDYRKARRLMIWGATDIANLTDTVIPENENYTYVLFTSAENSSVLAPLIQEAFNTLDIATESWSFRGQQGLIIKTPLEDATLKPLQPDPFNLELLHDKGFSIVPRLLDSLVYNQEAVTRLLDRYQELGVKRILFEGESVKGFSDDADTGSLTAFAELLKERGMGIAAIENIKAQQKGFSKLAYQLDYNVARLYSLSEGDSGLSPEVIADRFALATKDRNIRMLYLNTIPSRDTTKAQITDTLDNLVTSLSDPDGAVKKIEDNGFTLGQAEAFNVVDSSYQRYFKLGAVIGAVSMVALLVSYFVPALTLAAWAAGLIGSAGLMLLKPQLFEQALALAVAISAPTVATVMAVRKINEQGPPLRSNKLTYVVMSPGRRLAHSVVLYIKTALISLSAVPFVIALLNNVTYSLVLNQFRGVSLLHLAPIALTGLYVLLYRGEFAFNKTGKLLRTPITLAMVIAAGILGVLGMYYLSRTGNSGSVSSIEMTFRTFLENTVGVRPRNKEFLLAHPLFILGAFMAYKYRNAAFIMIIAVIGQLSMVDTFAHIHSPVLISLIRGILGLGLGLIIGLIAIGVWQIAEGCWKRWSPLLKKL
- a CDS encoding phospho-sugar mutase yields the protein MTQLSPKAAETLSRWLQDPSVDENTKQELNLLADDTQELEERFYRDLEFGTGGLRGVIGAGSNRMNRYTVGRATQGFANYILEQYKGEGRPSVVIAHDSRRFSPEFTLEAALVLAGNGIEAHLFPSLRSTPQLSFAVRHLKASGGVVITASHNPPEYNGYKVYNADGGQLVPDEAEKVISYILEVDSFNGVKRLSREEAESQGLLHWLGEQEDEAFTDTVAAVSVAREEITSALGKDFRIVYTPLHGTGNLPVRSVLNKIGFTEVHVVPEQELPDSEFSTVKSPNPEEREAFTLAIKLGEELNADLLIGTDPDADRMGAVVRDNEGKFVVLSGNQSGALMIHYYLNRLQEQGKLPSNGAVVKTIVTSEMGAAVAAHYGATVFNTLTGFKYIGEKMNQFEQSGEYTYLFGYEESYGYLAGNYARDKDAVLASMLIAEAGAYYKAQGKTLYDVLQELYEQFGYFLESLESRTLKGKDGVAQIQGIMSDWRNNPPQEIAGAAVTEVLDYSLGLSGLPKENVLKYLLSDGSWFCLRPSGTEPKIKVYFAVRGESLQNAKDKVAALTEQVMARVDG
- the fabZ gene encoding 3-hydroxyacyl-ACP dehydratase FabZ, with amino-acid sequence MLNINEIQEIIPHRPPFLLVDKITEIEMGKRAVGIKNVTVNEPFFAGHFPGYPVMPGVLITEALAQVGAVAILGVEANRGKIGFLAGLDGFRFRGQVVPGDTLTLEVEITRLKGSIGKGQATAKVDGKVVASGEIMFALS
- a CDS encoding DNA-directed RNA polymerase subunit beta, with translation MSAQKKPKPEEDKKEPVKRSGVSKWTIIQWFLIPLLLIAALAGGLVAGYVVIGKREFSEVLQWSTWKHVYDLVFAP
- a CDS encoding flagellar hook-basal body protein, with translation MNNSTIGAAVSMSSLQQRLDIIADNIANMNTNGYKSKEGSFEDVLTRVQQQSRDYDQPGRSMPLGFNMGFGVRVASVTSNWEEGPLQETGNPTDLALQGNGLFGVQVNGSTAYTRQGDFHFTPDPADAQQMMLVDNTGNPVLNTEGNPLRVPANVSAAIDEKGRVLTKTGENEPVQLAGTLMIVEPLSKTALQAVDGNFYVLPEGVTEEQAFVQRQPGEDTAFGVRSGYLEQSNVDLSKEMTELMQLQRTYQLAARALSSSDQMLGLANNMRG
- a CDS encoding flagellar hook-basal body protein; translated protein: MIRGLYTAAAGMVTQQRRHDTATQNIANLNTTGYKQVNTVTHAFPDVLISAMSGGTTKQVGRLNTGVFAEQAVSQYLQGDLIESGKTFDFALSADLQVEDPATGGSILFDGSGKYVSEDGEVTYQPQAFFTVQDNEGNNLYTRNGSFTVNAAGEVLSSGGFRVLDAAGNPLVLTEPMDNLAVDGQGNLLDPATGLPSGTKLGISVIARPQELIRDGNGVFHADDPDAAEIRYAADGDNLQLRQGFIEGSNVDATQVTVDMNAAYRAYEANQKVIQFYDTSLQKAVNEVGRV
- the mreB gene encoding rod shape-determining protein MreB, translating into MLSKDIGIDLGTANVLIHVKGRGVVLDEPSVVTLESDTKRVLAVGEQARRMVGRTPGNITTIRPLRDGVIADFAITEMMLKYFIDRVGGRTWYSKPRILICAPTNITSVEQKSIREAAERSGARDVYMEEEPKAAAIGAGMDIYQPSGNMVVDIGGGTTDVAVLSMNDVVTASSIKVAGDKFDEAILRYIKQKYKLLIGERTAEDIKVSIGSVRPGGMKAEMDIRGRDMVSGLPQTLTISSGEVKEALWDPVSMIVAAAKSVLERTPPELSADIIDRGVVLTGGGALLNGLDELLSEQLHVPVWVAEDPMHCVVKGTGILLDNLDKGVKKKF